Genomic segment of Streptomyces sp. NBC_01210:
ATGCCGTCCACGCTCGCGCTCATCCGCAACCTCTTCAGGGATGCCAAGCAGCGCTCCACCGCGGTCACCCTGTGGACGCTGGTCATGGCCACCGGCATCTCCTTCGGCCCTGTCGTCAGCGGCGCGCTGCTCGAACACTTCTGGTGGGGCTCGGTCTTCCTGATCAACCTGCCCGCGATGGCGCTGCTGCTCGTGCTCGCGCCGCTGCTGCTGCCCGAGTTCAGGACTGAGGCGCGCGGGAGGTTCGACGTACTGAGCGCGTTCCTCTCGCTCGCGGCGTTGCTTCCGGTGATCCATGGCATCAAGGAGCTGGCCAAGCACGGCTACGAGACTCTGCCCGCTCTCGGCATCGCGGCCGGCCTCGCGATCGGCGTGCTCTTCGTACGCCGTCAGGGCCGGCTGCCGCATCCGATGGTGGACCTGGCGCTCGTCCGCCGACCGGCGTACGGGGGTTCGGTGCTGGTGAACCTCCTCGCGATGGCCGCGACCGTCGGCTTCGCTGTCTTCATCACCCAGTACCTCCAGGCGGTGCTGGGCAAGAGCCCCTTCGAGGCGGCACTGTGGAGCCTGGTGCCGGCGGTGGGTGTGATGCTCGCGGCGCCGACGGGCGCGGTGCTTGCGCGGCGCGTCGACCGTTCGTATGTGATGGGCGGCGGGTTCCTGGTCTCCGCGGCGGGCTTCGCGTGGCTGACCCAGGTGCGTACGGACTCGGCGCTCGGATGGGTCCTGGTGGCGTGCTCGGTCTATGCGGCGGGCCTGGTCACCGCGATGACCCTCGCGAACGAACTGGCCCTGGGCGCGGCCCCGCCCGAGCGCGCGGGTGCGGCGGCGGCCGTCCTGGAATCGGGCCAGGAGCTGGGTGGCGCGCTGGGCATGGCGATCCTGGGCTCGATCGGCGCGGCGGTGTACGGCCACGACATGACGGGTGCGGCGGGCGCGGGGCGGGAGACGCTGGGCGGCGCGACGGCGGTGGCGGGGCACTTGCCGGCGGATGCGGCGGAGAGCCTGCTGGTGGCGGCGCGGGAGGCGTTCACGCACGGGATGGGTTATGCGGCGGCGGGGGCCGGGCTGTTGATGGGATGCGCGGCGGCGGCGTCGTTCGCGCTGCTGCGGGACGCACGGGAGGAACGTGCGGCGGAGGTCCTGGTGGGGTGAGGAGACCCTGCCGGGGGTGCGGGGCTTGGGTGCTTGGGCGCGCCCGGTCTTGTGTCGGTGGCCGTCCGGGGTCCGCTCCGGGGCTCGTATGCGGTACTGCGCTGCATCCGATATGCGGCTCCGCCGCGTGGTCACCGCCCTTCGCGCGAGCTGCGACGCTTTACGTCCCGAACACCACCCCTGCGCGTCCCCCTGCCAGGGGAGCCCCCGGCCTCTCGGGCG
This window contains:
- a CDS encoding MFS transporter; translated protein: MSPDAHTAGPRAGRREWTAFGVLMLPLLLVSMDVSILYFAIPSISEDLRPGATQQLWILDMYSFVLAGLLITMGALGDRVGRRRVLLAGAGLFGAASAAAAYAHSPGALIGARALLGVGGACLMPSTLALIRNLFRDAKQRSTAVTLWTLVMATGISFGPVVSGALLEHFWWGSVFLINLPAMALLLVLAPLLLPEFRTEARGRFDVLSAFLSLAALLPVIHGIKELAKHGYETLPALGIAAGLAIGVLFVRRQGRLPHPMVDLALVRRPAYGGSVLVNLLAMAATVGFAVFITQYLQAVLGKSPFEAALWSLVPAVGVMLAAPTGAVLARRVDRSYVMGGGFLVSAAGFAWLTQVRTDSALGWVLVACSVYAAGLVTAMTLANELALGAAPPERAGAAAAVLESGQELGGALGMAILGSIGAAVYGHDMTGAAGAGRETLGGATAVAGHLPADAAESLLVAAREAFTHGMGYAAAGAGLLMGCAAAASFALLRDAREERAAEVLVG